A genomic stretch from Leishmania donovani BPK282A1 complete genome, chromosome 36 includes:
- a CDS encoding N-acetyltransferase subunit Nat1, putative: MSSAPSTLSADQQRLFDRMNREYSNREYSKALRTSECILRVVPDHVDTFAGRGLVLYNMERQEEGYESIKQAILLNPKSMVAWHALGMCQRLDKKFGEAVKAFKRALTFDPANTEVLRDLASACIQVRDWPLFLEAREKMVTAKASVRANWVALSCGHRILGHSRIAAAVMDTMTSIMDAGDNPVEVSEAQLYRVELELESGAPQRALELLKKHDSEIIDVETKLLLRAKAHAQLGQRMEAEKRYIEVISMGVSEADSIAALAHLRKIPLDRYLRPAAGYTEKYMEIIDRVLKACPKCDYAKRHALDCVPIAEFSERLAAFATPYIQRMIPSLFSVLKSLYVDAERAAIIGDVFAMMERELEAKDFSRFGGEANPCYILWVCTFLASHYRRTGEYALAHAYIEKAINHTPTLELLYLEKAKIFAREGKTAEAAEQADLARRLDLQDKYLNSKAAKYYFRDNQVERGEATMQLFYKPSVVAGDTYLTALESQCYWYEREVGEAFYRRGDYISALQNLLMFERHHEQNHCELSDFHNYVFRRNTMRPWFDVLDCDDNMGRNKFFLKFCPAIVRTYMRIHEKGEEAVRAAHVPRPELKFDAIAADEVKRMKQQQKDYYISDVDLSEPLVKASRYMGYLLAHRNTQASTHTLAIELYTAAAKPLLVARSLLSLHRQRYNKTKELAVAFKTGLYTTTTMDSRVQAVVDEILATLLE, from the coding sequence atgtcgtcggcgccgtccacGCTCTCGGCGGATCAGCAGCGCCTGTTCGACCGGATGAATCGCGAGTACTCAAATCGCGAGTACAgcaaggcgctgcgcacgtcGGAATGCATTCTAAGGGTCGTCCCAGATCACGTGGACACGTTTGCCGGCCGCGGGCTTGTTCTGTACAACATGGAGAGGCAGGAAGAGGGTTACGAATCCATTAAGCAGGCTATCCTCCTCAACCCCAAGTCGATGGTGGCCTGGCACGCGTTAGGCATGTGCCAGCGGCTTGACAAGAAGTTTGGCGAGGCAGTGAAGGCATTCAAGCGTGCGCTGACATTTGATCCGGCGAacacggaggtgctgcgcgattTGGCGTCAGCGTGCATTCAAGTGCGTGACTGGCCTCTGTTCCTGGAGGCGCGTGAGAAGATGGTCACGGCAAAGGCGAGTGTGCGCGCAAACTGGGTGGCGCTCTCGTGCGGTCACCGCATACTAGGCCACAGCAGGATTGCCGCAGCTGTCATGGATACCATGACTTCCATCATGGACGCTGGCGACAATCCCGTCGAAGTGAGCGAGGCACAATTGTATCGCGTCGAGCTGGAGCTGGAGAGCGGGGCACCGCAGCGTGCGTTGGAGCTGCTCAAGAAGCACGACAGCGAGATCATCGACGTGGAgacgaagctgctgctgcgtgccaaggcgcacgcgcagctcggTCAACGCATGGAAGCGGAGAAACGCTACATAGAGGTGATCTCGATGGGTGTGTCGGAGGCGGACAGCATCGCAGCCCTGGCTCACCTGCGGAAGATCCCGCTCGACCGCTACCTTCGCCCGGCAGCGGGGTACACGGAGAAGTACATGGAGATCATCGACCGTGTCCTGAAGGCATGCCCAAAGTGCGACTACGCAAAACGCCACGCGCTGGACTGTGTGCCAATCGCGGAGTTCAGTGAGCGtctcgccgccttcgccacaCCCTACATCCAGCGCATGATTCCGTCCTTGTTCAGCGTGCTCAAGTCATTGTACGTGGATGCCGAGCGAGCGGCAATCATAGGTGACGTCTTCGCGATGATGGAGCGGGAGCTTGAGGCCAAGGACTTCTCTCGTTTTGGCGGGGAAGCGAACCCGTGCTACATTCTTTGGGTGTGCACGTTTCTCGCGTCGCACTaccgccgcaccggcgaATACGCGCTGGCGCATGCCTACATTGAAAAGGCCATCAACCACACACCAACACTAGAGCTGCTTTACCTGGAAAAGGCGAAGATATTTGCGCGCGAGGGCAAGACGGCCGAGGCAGCCGAGCAGGCTGATTTGGCGCGGAGGTTGGATTTGCAGGACAAGTACCTGAATAGCAAGGCGGCCAAATACTACTTCCGCGACAATcaggtggagagaggggaggcgaCGATGCAGCTCTTCTACAAAccgtcggtggtggcgggtgACACCTACCTCACAGCACTCGAATCGCAGTGCTATTGGTATGAGCGCGAGGTGGGAGAAGCCTTCTACCGCAGAGGCGACTACATCTCCGCGTTGCAGAACCTTCTCATGTTCGAGCGCCACCATGAGCAGAACCACTGCGAGCTCAGCGACTTCCACAACTACGTATTTCGGCGCAATACCATGCGCCCGTGGTTCGACGTGTTGGACTGCGACGACAACATGGGTCGGAACAAATTCTTCTTGAAGTTTTGCCCTGCCATTGTGCGCACTTACATGCGCATTCATGAAAAAGGCGAGGAAGCTGTGCGGGCTGCGCACGTGCCGAGGCCAGAACTGAAATTTGACGCGATCGCCGCAGACGAAGTGAAGCGgatgaagcagcagcagaaggacTACTACATCAGCGACGTGGACCTGTCAGAGCCTCTGGTGAAGGCGAGCCGCTACATGGGATACCTCTTGGCCCACCGGAACACCCAAGCCAGTACGCATACGCTCGCTATCGAGCTGTACACGGCGGCTGCCAAGCCTCTCCTTGTCGCTCGTTcgcttctttctcttcaCCGACAGCGGTACAACAAGACTAAGGAACTTGCTGTGGCCTTCAAGACTGGGCTGTACACCACGACAACCATGGACTCTCGCGTGCAGGCTGTTGTTGATGAGATCCTTGCCACCTTGCTGGAGTAG
- a CDS encoding adenylate kinase, putative translates to MPLFIILFGPPGSGKGTVSHLLVKEYGFVHLSAGNLLREEVLKKSPLGLRCAEIMSEGSLIPDELVVDLVCNRLSEPAAQKHGILLDGFPRTLRQAEVLRARGFKFDMMILLDVSPEILLNRCLSRRLDPVTGRIYNLKSDPPSPDVVDRLQIRSDDTKEKHERRMQIYNSQKATLIAHYSDIIIEIDADPEINVVFKELQKKINKRLQGTTTQVPLAKL, encoded by the coding sequence ATGCCGCTGTTTATCATTCTGTTTGGCCCCCCTGGCAGCGGAAAGGGGACGGTGAGCCATCTGCTCGTGAAAGAGTACGGATTTGTCCACTTGAGTGCCGGTAATCTGCTACGCGAAGAAGTGCTCAAAAAGTCTCCGCTAGGGCTGAGGTGTGCAGAAATCATGTCCGAAGGGTCCCTGATCCCGGACGAGCTCGTCGTCGACCTCGTGTGCAACCGACTGAGTGAGCCGGCTGCGCAGAAGCACGGCATCTTGCTTGACGGCTTTCCACGGACCCTGCGGCAGGCAGAGGTGCTCAGGGCGCGCGGCTTCAAGTTTGACATGATGATTTTGCTGGACGTGTCGCCGGAGATTTTGCTCAACCGATGCCTTTCCCGTCGCCTCGACCCGGTGACGGGGCGCATTTACAACCTCAAGAGCGACCCGCCTTCGCCGGACGTTGTGGACCGTCTTCAGATCCGCTCTGACGACACGAAAGAGAAGCACGAGCGTCGCATGCAGATCTACAACAGTCAGAAGGCAACTCTCATCGCTCATTACTCTGACATCATTATTGAGATCGATGCGGACCCGGAGATCAACGTAGTCTTCAAGGAGCTGCAAAAGAAAATCAACAAGCGGTTGCAGGGCACCACCACGCAGGTCCCTCTGGCAAAGCTGTAG
- a CDS encoding Transitional endoplasmic reticulum ATPase, putative, whose translation MADAVGNTNSKVKLNKLIVEEPYNDDNSVVSLNPKRMEELNIFRGDTVLVKGKKHRSTVCIAMEDDECPPEKIKMNKVARRNIRIHLGDTIRIAPCKDVPYGNRVHLLPIDDTVENLTGDLFENFLKPYFLESYRPVKKGDSFVCRGAMRSVEFKVVEVDPGDYCIVSPDTIIHSEGDPIHRDDEEALDGVGYDDIGGCRKQLNQIREMVELPIRHPELFKNIGIKPPRGILLYGPPGSGKTLIARAVANETGAFFFLINGPEIMSKMAGESESNLRKAFEEAEKNAPAIIFIDEIDSIAPKREKAQGEVEKRIVSQLLTLMDGMKSRSQVIVMAATNRPNTIDPALRRFGRFDRELDIGVPDETGRLEIIRIHTKNMKLADDIDLEKVAKDSHGFVGADLAQLCTEAAMQCIREKLSIIDWEDDTIDVEVMNAMCVTQEHFREAMAKTNPSALRETQVETPNVVWEDVGGLLDVKRELQELVQYPVEYPWKFEKYGMSPPKGVLFYGPPGCGKTLLAKAIATECQANFISIKGPELLTMWFGESEANVRDVFDKARAAAPCVLFFDELDSVAKSRGAHGDGGASDRVINQILTEMDGMNVKKNVFIIGATNRPDVLDPAIMRPGRLDQLIYIPLPDKASRVAIIKASFRKSPLASDVDVDQIAAATHGFSGADLSGICQRACKMAIRESINKEIQLEELKKIGQLDENADIDPVPEITRAHVEEAMRGARRSVSDADIRRYDMFKTSLQQSRTFGASNPPPAEAGAPAGSGAPPPADDDDLYS comes from the coding sequence ATGGCGGACGCTGTTGGGAACACAAACTCGAAGGTGAAGCTAAACAAGCTGATCGTCGAGGAGCCGTACAATGATGACAACAGTGTTGTATCGCTGAACCCGAAGCGGATGGAGGAGCTGAACATCTTCCGCGGTGACACCGTTCTCGTGAAGGGCAAGAAacaccgcagcaccgtctgcATCGCGATGGAGGACGACGAGTGCCCGCCGGAGAAAATCAAGATGAACAAAGTCGCGCGCCGCAACATCCGCATTCACCTCGGCGACACCATTCGCATCGCGCCCTGCAAGGATGTTCCATACGGAAACCGCGTTCACCTGCTGCCAATCGATGACACAGTGGAGAACCTCACTGGTGACTTGTTCGAGAACTTCTTGAAGCCATACTTTTTGGAGTCGTACCGGCCTGTGAAGAAGGGCGACTCCTTTGTCTGCCGTGGCGCTATGCGCTCTGTGGAATTCAAGGTAGTGGAGGTGGACCCGGGTGATTACTGCATCGTGTCGCCGGACACAATCATCCATTCCGAGGGTGATCCGATCCATCGagatgacgaggaggcgcttgACGGAGTCGGCTACGACGACAttggcggctgccgcaaGCAGCTGAACCAGATCCGCGAGATGGTCGAGCTGCCCATTCGCCACCCAGAGCTGTTCAAGAACATTGGCATCAAGCCCCCGCGTGGCATCTTGCTTTACGGCCCTCCTGGGAGCGGCAAGACGCTCATCGCGCGCGCTGTCGCAAATGAGACGGgcgcctttttcttcctcATCAACGGTCCTGAGATTATGAGCAAGATGGCTGGCGAGTCGGAGAGCAACCTTCGCAAGGCCTTCGAGGAGGCCGAGAAGAACGCGCCGGCGATCATCTTTATCGATGAAATCGACTCCATCGCCCCGAAGCGTGAGAAAGCTCAGGGCGAGGTGGAGAAGCGTATCGTTTCGCAACTTCTAACCCTAATGGACGGCATGAAATCGCGCTCGCAGGTGAtcgtgatggcggcgacgaaCCGCCCGAACACCATCGATCCAGCCTTGCGCCGTTTTGGCCGCTTCGACCGCGAGCTCGACATCGGCGTGCCGGACGAGACTGGCCGCTTGGAGATCATTCGTATCCACACCAAGAACATGAAGCTGGCCGACGACATTGATCTGGAGAAGGTGGCAAAGGACTCGCACGGCTTTGTCGGCGCCGATTTGGCGCAGCTCTGCACCGAGGCCGCCATGCAGTGCATTCGCGAGAAGCTGTCCATCATCGACTGGGAGGACGACACCATCGATGTCGAGGTGATGAACGCGATGTGTGTAACGCAGGAGCACTTTCGCGAGGCCATGGCGAAGACGAACCCgtccgcgctgcgcgagacACAGGTGGAAACGCCGAACGTCGTCTGGGAGGATGTGggcggcctcctcgacgtcaagcgcgagctgcaggagctggtgCAGTACCCCGTCGAGTACCCGTGGAAGTTTGAGAAGTACGGCATGTCGCCGCCGAAGGGTGTCCTCTTCTACGGCCCACCCGGTTGCGGTAAGACGCTGCTGGCCAAGGCGATTGCGACGGAGTGCCAGGCGAACTTCATCTCCATCAAAGGCCCGGAGCTTCTGACAATGTGGTTCGGTGAATCGGAGGCGAATGTGCGCGACGTCTTCGACAAGGCTCGTGCTGCGGCCCCTTGCGTGCTCTTTTTTGATGAACTGGACTCCGTGGCCAAGTCCCGCGGCGCCcacggcgacggaggcgcgAGCGACCGCGTGATCAACCAAATCCTGACAGAGATGGACGGCATGAACGTCAAGAAGAATGTCTTCATTATCGGTGCGACGAACCGGCCAGACGTGCTGGACCCTGCGATCATGCGTCCTGGGCGTCTCGACCAGCTCATCTACATCCCATTGCCCGACAAGGCGTCTCGTGTGGCCATTATCAAGGCGAGCTTCCGTAAGTCGCCGCTAGCCTCCGACGTCGACGTGGATCAGattgccgccgccacgcacggcTTCTCCGGCGCCGACTTGTCTGGCATCTGCCAGCGCGCGTGCAAGATGGCAATCCGCGAGTCGATCAACAAGGAAATTCAgctcgaggagctgaagAAGATCGGGCAGTTGGACGAAAACGCTGATATCGACCCGGTGCCGGAGATCACGCGCGCTCACGTGGAGGAGGCAATGCGCGGTGCCCGCCGCTCCGTCTCTGACGCGGACATTCGGCGCTACGATATGTTCAAGACCTCCTTGCAGCAGAGCCGCACCTTCGGTGCTAGTAACCCGCCCCCAGCGGAGGCCGGTGCGCCTGCTGGCAgcggggcgccgccgccagcggacgacgacgacctcTACAGCtaa